The DNA segment GCGCTGACCCAAGTGCTCAAGCCCAGCGGCATCCTGTTCAAGAACGATTCCGCCGCGCGCGACGCCGAAGGCCTCAACCGCTACGTCGAAACCGTGTTCGGCCTGGTCCCTGAATGGGTTGCCCTGGAAGAAAACGGCGTGCAATTCGAAGCCCCGGTGATCCAGGGCCAGAAGACCGGTTGGTTCTACGACCACCGCATGAACCGTGCACGCCTGGCCCCGTATGCCAAAGGCAAGCGCGTTCTCGATCTGTACAGCTACATCGGCGGCTGGGGCGTGCAAGCTGCCGCGTTTGGCGCCAGTGAAGTGTTCTGCGTCGATGCCTCGGCCTTTGCTCTGGATGGCGTAGAGCGCAACGCCGCGCTGAACGGCGTTGCCGAGAAGATGACCTGCATCGAAGGCGACGTGTTTGAAGCGTTGAAAGAATTGAAAGCCAGCGAAGAGCGCTTCGACGTGATCGTCGCCGACCCACCCGCCTTCATCAAACGCAAAAAAGACATGAAAAACGGCGAAGGCGCTTACCGCCGCCTCAATGAGCAAGCCATGCGCCTGCTCAGCAAGGACGGCATCCTGGTCAGCGCCTCGTGCTCCATGCACCTGCCGGAAGACGACCTGCAAAACATCCTGCTGACCAGCGCCCGCCACCTGGACCGCAATATCCAGATGCTGGAGCGTGGTGGCCAGGGCCCGGACCACCCGGTGCACCCGGCGATTGCCGAGACGCGCTACATCAAGAGCATTACGTGCCGGTTGTTGCCCAATAGCTAAGTAACATGCAGATCAAAGGTGGGAGTGGGCTTGCCAGCTCCCACCTTTTTTGTGCAGTGTCAGAAAGATTTTTCCTACCGTCGCAAGCCGCGCGCTCCCCAGGAAATTTCCTTCAAAGGTTTTGATTGAATTCCACTTTTTGCAGACTAGTATCGGTTTCTGGCTTCACTGCGGAAAACAAAAACAATGTCTGACTCCACCTGCTCGCCCGTCCTCGATGGCCCAGCCAAACGCCAGTATCTTTCCCGCTTCATCCTCATCACCTGCATTGCCCTGATCAGCTTCTTCCCGATCAATATCCTGCTGCCTTCATTTCCGGCCCTCGCCGCCAGGTTCGACACGCCCAGCGCCAATGTCGCGCTGTCCATCAGCCTGTTTACCCTGGTTTTTTCGGTCTCCCAACTGATCGCCGGCCCACTCTCGGATAAATGGGGGCGCAAGGAAGTCCTGCTTGGCTGCATCACACTGTCGATCCTCGGGGCGATAGGCTGCACGCTGGCATCGGACTACCTGACCTTCCTGCTGTTTCGCAGCGTGCAGGCCATGGGCTGTGGCTTCTTCGTGCTGGGCCACGCCCTGGTGGAAGACCTGTTCGAGGAGCAGGACCGGGCTCGCGTGCGCCTGTATTACATGACCCTGAGCGGCTCGTTCGTCGCCCTTTCGCCGCTGATCGGCTCCTGGCTGCAAACCACCTTTGACTGGCAAGGCAGCTTCTACGGGTTCGCAGTGATGGCATTGGCCATGTTGATCCATGCGCTGTGCATCCTGCCGTCCAAGTCCGCCAGCCCCCATCGCGCACCGGTGTCGATCATCGCCACCTTGAAAGCCGTGGCCGGCAACCGGGACTTCCTGCGCTACTGGTGGATCGCCGCACTGGTGTTCGCCTGCTACTTCGCCTTGATCAGTGTCACCCCCCTGATGTTCATGGATGGGCTGAAACTCTCCGAATACCAGTACGCCCTGGTGCTGATGGTCTACGGCGTGGCCTATCTGCTGGGCGGCGTGGCGGCCTCGTTTCTGCAAAAACGCATCTCGCTGTCCCGGCAAATCAATATCGGCCTGGGGTTACTGCTGGTGGCCGGTGTGCTACTGATGCTGATCGTCAGCCTTGACGCCATCACCACCATAACCCTGCTGATCCCGATGCTGATCAGCGCCCTGGCCGTGACCCTGGTGCGCCCGGCGGCGATTTCGGCGGCGATGCTGTTGTTCTCAAGCAGCGCGGGCACGGCCGCCTCGGCGGGCAACAGCATCATGTTCCTCACGGCCGCGATCAGCAGCGCCGCCCTTGCGCAAACCGGAACGCATTTGCTGATGACCATTGCCGCAAGCTTCATCGCCTTCAGCCTCTGGGGCTGGCTGACAAATACGAGGGTCGGGCGATAAAGCCCCGGGACATGCTTCTCGCCATTCCCTCCCGACGCCAGCGGTGTAGAATCGACCCTATTCATCGCCAGTCATCCCCCGGCGGGTTTATGAGCTCGAGGCCCAAGCAAGCGGCGATCCCGCGACGCGAGTGGCAACTTCCGGACACACGGCCATTTTTCGGGTGTTCCAGTCGTCAATTAGAAGCTCACTCCCCTTTAGTACTTGATTAGCCGCCCGGAGTGCTCCAATGCCAGATTACCGCTCGAAAACATCCACCCATGGCCGCAACATGGCCGGCGCCCGCGCACTGTGGCGTGCCACGGGGATGAAAGATGACGACTTCAAGAAGCCGATCATCGCGATTGCCAACTCGTTCACCCAATTCGTACCGGGCCACGTCCACCTCAAGGACCTGGGCCAACTGGTCGCCCGCGAGATCGAACGTGCTGGCGGCGTAGCAAAAGAATTCAACACCATCGCCGTGGATGACGGCATCGCCATGGGCCATGACGGCATGCTGTATTCCCTGCCGAGCCGCGAGATCATCGCCGACTCCGTGGAATACATGGTCAACGCCCACTGCGCCGACGCCATCGTCTGCATCTCCAACTGCGACAAGATCACCCCTGGCATGCTGATGGCCGCCCTGCGCCTGAACATCCCGGTGATTTTCGTCTCTGGCGGCCCGATGGAAGCCGGCAAGACCAAGCTCGCCTCCCACGGCCTGGACCTGGTTGACGCCATGGTCATCGCCGCCGATTCCAGCGCTTCTGACGAGAAGGTCGCGGAATACGAGCGCAGCGCCTGCCCGACCTGCGGTTCGTGCTCCGGCATGTTCACCGCCAACTCGATGAACTGCCTGGTGGAAGCCCTGGGCCTGGCCTTGCCGGGCAACGGTTCGACCCTGGCCACCCACAGCGACCGCGAGCAGTTGTTCTTGCAGGCCGGCCGTACCATCGTCGAGCTGTGCAAGCGTTACTACACCGAGAACGATGAGTCGGTATTGCCGCGCAATATCGCCAACTTCAAGGCGTTCGAAAACGCCATGACCCTGGATATCGCCATGGGCGGTTCCACCAACACCATCCTGCACTTGCTGGCCGCAGCGCAAGAAGCCGAGATCGACTTCGACCTGCGCGACATCGACCGCCTGTCCCGCCACGTGCCGCAGTTGTGCAAGGTCGCGCCGAACATCCAGAAGTACCACATGGAAGACGTGCACCGCGCCGGCGGGATCTTCTCGATCTTAGGCTCCCTGGCCCGTGGCGGCCTGTTGCACACCGACCTGCCGACCGTGCACAGCAAATCCCTGGCCGAGGGCATCGCCAAGTGGGACATCACCCTGACTGACGACGAAGCCGTGCACACCTTCTTCAAGGCAGGCCCGGCTGGCATCCCGACGCAAACTGCTTTCAGCCAGTCGACCCGTTGGGACACCCTGGACGACGACCGTGAAAATGGCTGCATCCGCAGTGTCGAACACGCCTACTCCAAAGAAGGCGGCCTGGCTGTGCTGTACGGCAACATCGCCCTCGACGGCTGCGTGGTGAAGACCGCTGGCGTGGATGAGTCGATCCATGTGTTCGAAGGTCGCGCCAAGATCTACGAAAGTCAGGACAGCTCGGTACGCGGCATCCTCGCCGACGAAGTGAAAGAAGGCGACATCGTAATCATCCGCTACGAAGGCCCGAAAGGCGGCCCGGGTATGCAGGAAATGCTCTACCCGACCTCGTACCTGAAGTCCAAGGGCCTGGGCAAAGCCTGTGCGCTGCTGACCGACGGGCGCTTCTCCGGCGGTACTTCGGGCCTGTCCATCGGCCACGCTTCGCCAGAAGCCGCTGCCGGTGGCGCGATTGGCCTGGTGCAGGATGGCGACAAGGTGCTGATCGACATTCCGAACCGCTCGATCAACCTGTTGATCAGCGATGAAGAACTGGCGGCACGCCGGGTCGAGCAGGACAAGAAAGGCTGGAAGCCGGTGGAGAAGCGTCCGCGCAAAGTCACCACCGCCCTGAAGGCTTACGCCCTGCTGGCCACCAGTGCCGACAAGGGTGCAGTGCGTAACAAGGCCATGCTCGACGGCCTGTAAGCCCCGCCCATAAAAATGCCCCGCCAAGTGCGGGGCATTTTTTTGCGCCGAAGAAATCGCGCAAATTACCCCGGGGCGATACTCCTGGCCAAACCTGCCGACCATGCAGCAACCATCTTGTCTGCCACCCCTTCAAACGCGGGATGAGTACTTCGATAGGCCAAAAGCTCCGTCATTGCGCGGCTCATGCCATCCTGCACCCTGGCGAGCAACTCATTGCAGCGCGCCTCTGTCAGATTGCACGAACGGCGACCGAACTGGACCAGCATCTTGCGTTTGGGCCAGGCCTTAGAACCGTCCAGCAAGAGGGCCATGATGTCGCTGCCCTGGTAGACCGTGGTGGTCACCAGGTCGTAGGCCGGCGCGAGCCAGATGTCAGCCTCTTCGGCACAGTTCTCATAAAGCACACCGAAGTTTTTCAGGTGCCCGTCACCATTCTGGATACCGGCAGAGAGCGCCACCATCATGAAAAAATCTTCCAGCGCCTTGGTTACCCGGCTTGGCGTGACATAAGACTTGATCAGCCTGGCGCATCCCTGGTAAGTCCCGTCGTACTTCCTGCGCGTCGCCAACCCTGACAGAACGCACATATCCTCAAACCCGAGGTAGGCGCCATCACTGACGTCGAACCGTTGCACAACAAGGAATTTCGCGTTTTTGCTCAGTTGAAAAACCGGCACTTCAAGGCCGCAGTGCAATGCCGCCCGCATGCAAAAAAACTCGTTGGCCGCCAACTGAGGGAAGTCTTGTTCATTGAACGCCTTCACCAGGTGCGTGACACCCCGGTGGGTAAACCGCGCCATATCAGGCGCCATCTCGTCAATATCGCGCACCAGCACTTTCGGCTGAACGCCCGAAACCCCGGAGTAGGCGGCGTAGGTTCGCAATAGGTCACTGAAGAGATCGTTTGCCCCGTCATGGACCAACAGTTCAGACAGGTTGATCTGCGGCAGCGATGCCTCACCGCCAGCGTGGACAATGCTGATTCGGCCAAGCTGGTGTGGCCCAACGATACCCAGCAATGCCAGGTCGTCGAAGCCGCGTACTGACTTGCTGAAACGCCGCACGAGCTCGTCTTTGAGATACCCCTCGGGAAGGTGCATCTCGAACAGCGGATGGATGCCGTACTCCCAGTTGTAACTCTCCAGGCGCACCGGCATCGTCAAGGAGACGGCATTCTCTTCGGCCACCGCATCGTTATACGAGAAAACCGAATCGTGCCTGTTTTCTTCGCTCCGGCCGAGTGTTCCTGCCACCACACCACCAGTGCCGATGGACAGTCGGTCATTGTGCCTGGTCATGGATGCGTCCTGATTTCAGCTCATCGAGCGTCATGCGCCGACGCCTGGGAGTCGCGGTCAATTCGTATCCCAAGCCCTCAAGGATCGCGGCAACCTTGCGAATCCCCACTTCCGGGATGCTGTTGTTCTCGATCCCAGAGATGGTTGCACGACTCATCCCGTGCCGTTGCGCAAGCTGGGTCTGTGAGAGGCCAGCGGCTTTACGCAATTGTTTGATTAAAAGACCTAATTCATCCACGCTAAATTGCATCCTATACAATGCAAAACATGAAAAATCACTCAAATGCACCGCATACAATGCATTAAAGCGTGATGGTCCTTTCTACACCCAACGGTAAAGCCTGGCAACTCTGTGGCGGGGCCTTATTGAATCGCCTCCGGCTTGACGATCACCCAGTTCTTATCCGCCGTCACCGGTAACCCTTCCTTGGCCTGGGCCGCCGCATGCTTGGCCATCATGCCGTTAATCTGGGTCATGTACTTGTCCTTGCGGTTGATCCACAAGTGGATGCCACCCTTGGCCACGTCCACATCGTGAAACAGCATGTAGCCGTCGCTAGTGGGGGTGTCGCCGCCGACCAGCACCGGTTTTTTCCACTCGTCGATGTAGGTGAGGATCGCCGCATGCTTGCCGGCCATCCAGGTTGCCGGGGTCCACAGGTAGGGGGTCAGTTCCAGGCCGAGGTTGGCCTTTTCGTCGTATTTGCCGGCGCTGATCTGCTTGCGGGCGGTGGTCAGCTCGCCAGTCTTGCGGTCCTTGAGCAACAGGCTGACGCCAATGACGTTCTGCGGCTTGACGTTGTAGCCGTACTTCGGATCCGAGGCGACCATGCGCACCAGCTCTTCAGAGGCAGCGGTCATCACGTACACGTCGATGCCGTTTTCCATCAGCTTGTTGTACAGCTCGGTCTGGCCGGTGAAGATTTTCGGCGGCTGCACCTCCATGTTCTTCACCACGTCGCCTTCGAAGTAGGTGACCGGCACCGGTTTACCGGAGGCCATCAGCTCATCGACGTAGCCCTTGAGTTCCTTGAGGGTAAAGCCTGAAAACACCTGGGCGACCCACGGGTAGCAGACCATGTCGTCCACTTCGCACAGGCGATAGTAGTAACTGAACAGACTTTCCTTATGGTCAGCAGTGTCTTTGAACGGCATAAGTTTGAGCGACGGATCGAGACTGTCGCGGGTGATCAGGCCCTTGTTTTCCATGTACGGCAACAGTGACTCTTCGAGGTCGAAGCGGTAGCTGGTGTTGTCCATGTCGAACACCGCGTAATTGCCCTTGTTGGCGTTGGCGGCAATCATTTCGTTGAGTTGCTTGGCGGCGGGTGCCGGCCAGTGTTTCAACTCGGTGGCGGCCATGACCTGGCTGACAAGCCCCAGGCATAGCGCGGCGGCAAACAGTCTCGGCGCGAGCTTCATGTGCGTTTTCTCCCTGAGTGAAAGGCATAAACGCTAACAAATCCTTATGACCGTTCCCGGCACCAGCACGACCGTCTGCGTCCTGATACCGCCACCGGCATACGTCTGGGCGCCAAAGCCTTATTCCAAAAACGACAGTAGTCATTCCATAAAGGTATTAAATCAATATATTTCAAGCTGTTAGGCTTTCCGGTTCGCAGTCGCACGCTCAGGCGACTGGCAGCCATTTAATTGGAGCTTCAATGAATCTGCCGCTGATTCTCAATTTGCTGGTGTTCCTGGCGTTACTGCTAGGCCTGGCCCAAACCCGTCACAGCCACTGGAGCCTGGCCAAGAAGGTCCTGCTGGCACTGGTGCTCGGGGTGGTTTTTGGTGTGATCCTGCACACCATTTATGGTGCTGGTCACCCGGTACTCAAGGCCTCGATCAGTTGGTTCGACCTGGTGGGCAATGGTTATGTGCAACTGTTGCAGATGATCGTGATCCCGCTGGTGTTCGCCTCGATCCTCAGCGCCGTGGCCCGCCTGCATAACGCCGCGTCCCTGGGCAAGATCAGCTTCCTGACCATTGGCACGCTGCTGTTCACCACCGCCATTGCGGCGCTGATCGGTATCGGCCTGACCAACCTGTTCGGCCTCACCGCCGAAGGCCTGGTGGCCGGCACCCAGGAGTTGGCGCGCCTGCAGGTGATCCAGAGTGACTACGCAGGCAAGGTCGCCGACCTGAATATCCCGCAGTTGCTGCTGTCGTTTATCCCGCAAAACCCGTTCGCCGACCTGGCCCGGGCCAAGCCGACGTCGATTATCAGTGTGGTGATCTTCGCCGCGTTCCTGGGGGTTGCCGCGCTGCAACTGCTCAAGGACGACGTGGAAAAAGGTCAGAAAGTGGTCAACGCCATCGACACCCTGCAAGCCTGGGTGATGCGCCTGGTGCGCCTGGTGATGAAGCTGACCCCTTACGGCGTACTGGCGCTGATGACCAAAGTGGTCGCCAGTTCCAACCTGCAAGACATCATCAAGCTCGGCAGTTTCGTGCTGGTGTCCTACCTGGCGCTGGGGCTGATGTTCGTGGTCCACGGCCTGCTGCTGTCCCTGGCCGGGATCAACCCGCTGCGCTTCTTCCGCAAGGTATGGCCGGTGCTGACCTTTGCCTTCACCAGCCGCTCCAGCGCGGCGAGCATCCCGCTGAGCATCGAAGCGCAGACCCGCCGCCTGGGCATCCCGCAGTCCATCGCCAGCTTCGCCGCCTCGTTCGGTGCGACGATTGGCCAGAACGGCTGTGCCGGCCTGTACCCGGCGATGCTGGCCGTGATGGTGGCGCCGACTGTGGGCATCAACCCCCTGGACCCGCTGTGGATCGCCACCCTGGTGGCGATTGTGACCCTGAGCTCGGCCGGTGTAGCGGGCGTGGGCGGCGGTGCGACGTTTGCCGCGCTGATCGTGCTGCCGGCCATGGGCTTGCCGGTGGCGTTGGTGGCGCTGCTGATTTCCGTGGAGCCGCTGATCGACATGGGCCGTACGGCGTTGAACGTGAATGGTTCGATGACGGCGGGGGCGATTACCAGCCAGATCATGCAGCAGACGGATAAAGAGCTGCTCAATGCCGATGAGCATGCTGAGTTGGCGCAGGCCTGATAGACCGCTATCGCGGGCAAGCCCACTCCCACAGTTGAACCGGTTTCTTCAGTAAAAATCGGTCAACTGTGGGAGTGGGCTTGCCCGCGATGCTTTTAGGCTTTTTCCCAAACTTCGAAGTTATAGGCCGGCTTGTCACCTTCAGCCGGATTCTGCACATTCGACACCAGCTTCCATTGGCGGGTATCAAACTGCGGAAACCACGCATCCCCTTGCGGGCTCAACTCCACCCGCGTCAAATACAGGCGATCCGCCTGCTCCAGCCCCTGCGTATACAGCTGCGCGCCGCCGATCAGCATCAGCTCATCCACGCCCTGCTCCAACGCCCAGGCCTCGGCCCGCGCCACGGCTGCATCGAGGGACGGAAAAACTTCCGCACCTTCGAGCACCAAATCGGTCTGACGGCTGACCACAATGTTCAAGCGACCCGGCAACGGTCGACCCAGGGAATCCCAGGTCTTGCGCCCCATGATGATCGGCTTGCCCAGGGTGGTGGCCTTGAAATATTTGAAATCCCCCGGCAAATGCCAGGGCATGCTGTTGTCGACGCCGATCACGCGGTTTTCACCGAGGGCTGCGATCAGGCTTAAAGGGAGAGTTTTTTTCATGGCGACGAGAATACCAGAGGCGCGGGCCAGCGGTTATGCTCCAGGCTCACTGACACAACAGGATGGCGCGTGACTGCACTTACACCTCTGCAAACACTCTGGCTGACGGAAACCGTGCGCCTGCGTGAAGAACACGCTGGCCCCCTGGAAGACCAGGAAGCCAATCGCCTGGCCCGCAGCCACGGCGGCGATCTGCCGACGCGCATTCAAAACCGCGCACTGTGGCTGGCCGAACGTGACGGCCTGCGCGCCGCCCTGCTCCACTGGCTGCAAGGCGCACGCCTGGCGCTGATGGTGCTGATGGTGCTGGCCATCGTCAGCGGCGCCGGCCTGGCCTTCGCCGCCCTGGGCAACGGCCAGGCCCCGGTCAATGTGTTCTGGGCCCTGGGCAGCCTGCTGGGCTTGAACCTGATCCTGCTGCTGAGCTGGGCCCTGGGCCTGTTGTTTGCCGGCGAACACAGCGCCAGCCTCGGCCGTCTGTGGTTGTGGCTCAGCGAAAAACTTGCCCGCGATGCCAAGGCCGCACAACTGGCGCCGGCGCTGTTGTTGCTGCTGCAACGCCAGAAGCTCAACCGCTGGGCGGTCGGCGTGCTGGTCAATGGCCTGTGGCTGCTGGCGCTGTGCAGCACGCTGGTGATCCTGCTGACCTTGATGGCCACCCGGCGCTACGGGTTTGTCTGGGAAACCACCATTCTCGGGGCCGACACCTTTGTCAGCGTGACCCAGGCCCTGGGCAGCCTGCCCGCACTGCTCGGCTTCAGCGTGCCCAGCGTGGAGATGATTCGCACCAGCGGCGATTCGGCGCTGACTATCGAAAGCGCCCGCCAGGCCTGGGCTGCGTGGCTGGTGGGGGTGTTGCTGGTCTATGGCCTGCTGCCCCGGTTGATTCTCGCCCTGTTGTGCCTATGGCGCTGGAAACGCGGGCGCGCGGCCTTGGGCCTGGACCTCAACCTGCCCGGCTACAGCCACTTGCGCGATGCCTTGATGCCCAGCAGCGAACGCCTTGGCGTCAGCGATGCCGCGCCTGAGCAGTTGCACCACGTCAGCGGCGGTGCCAGCGAACTGCACAGCGATGGCGCCCTGCTGGTGGCCATCGAACTCGACGACCAGCACCCCTGGCCGCCCAAACTTCCGGCCATGGTCAAGGACGCCGGCATCCTCGACAGCCGTGAGTCTCGCCACAAACTACTGGAGCAACTGACCCGCTTCCCACCCGCACGCCTGGTGATCGCCTGCGACCCGCGCCGCTCGCCGGATCGCGGCAGCCTCGCGCTGATTGGCGAGCTGGCCCGCAGCGCCAGCGCCACCCGGGTCTGGCTGTTGCAAGCGCCACCGGGCCAGGCGCTGGATGCCGAGCGCCTTGGCGATTGGCACACGGCCTTGCAGCAACTGGACCTCCCCTTCGCCGACTGCGCGCCGCTCACCTGGCTGGAGACGGGCCATGACTAAACCCCTGAAACTGGCCGTGGTCGGCCACACCAACGTCGGCAAGACCTCGCTGCTGCGCACCCTGACCCGGGACGTGGGCTTTGGCGAAGTGTCCCACCGCCCCAGCACCACCCGGCATGTCGAAGGCGCACGCCTGTCGGTGGACGGTGAAGCCTTGCTGGAGCTGTACGACACGCCGGGCCTGGAAGATGCCATCGCCCTGCTCGATTACCTGGAGCGCCTCGACCGCCCCGGCGAACGCCTGGATGGCCCGGCCCGCCTGGCGCGCTTCCTCGAAGGCAGCGAAGCCCGCCAGCGCTTTGAGCAGGAGGCCAAGGTGCTGCGCCAGTTATTGGCGTCCGACGCCGGCCTGTACGTGATCGACGCCCGGGAACCGGTGCTGGCCAAGTACCGCGACGAGCTGCAAGTGCTGGCCAGTTGCGGCAAACCGCTGCTGCCGGTGCTCAACTTTGTCAGCAGCGCCGAACACCGCGAGCCGGACTGGCGCGAAGCCCTGGCCCGCCTGGGCCTGCATGCGTTGGTGCGCTTTGACAGCGTGGCGCCCCCAGAAGATGGCGAGCGGCGGCTGTATGAAAGCCTGGCCCTGTTGCTGGAAAGCTCACGGCCACAGTTGGAGCGGCTGATTCTCGACCAGGAGGCCCAACGCCAGGCGCGCCAGCAAAGCGCCGCACGCCTGATCGCCGAGCTGCTGATCGACTGCGCCGCGTGCCGGCGCAGCGTGGTCATCGAGGATGAACAGCAGGCCGTCAGCGATCTGCGCAAGGCCGTGCGCCAGCGCGAACAACGTTGCGTCGAGGCCCTGCTCAAACTCTACGGCTTCCGTGCGCAAGACGCCGCTGCCAGCGACTTGCCGCTGCTGGACGGACGTTGGGGCGATGATTTGTTCAACCCCGAAACCCTCAAGCAACTGGGGGTGCGGGTCGGCGGCGGGATTGCCGCGGGAGCTGCGGCCGGTGCCGGTGTGGACTTGCTGGTCGGCGGCCTGACCCTGGGCGCCGCCGCCCTGGCCGGGGCGATTGCCGGGGGCGCCCTGCAAACTGCGCGCAGCTACGGCAGCCGTTTGCTGGGCAAGATCAAGGGCCAGCGCGAGCTGACCGTGGATGACAGCGTGTTGCGCCTGCTGGCCCTGCGCCAGCGCCAGTTGCTCAAGGCCCTGAACCTGCGGGGGCATGCCGCGATGCACAGCATCAAGGTCGACACCCCGCAGGACAAGAGCTGGCGCGAAGGCAAACTGCCTGAGGCCCTGCACAAGGCGCGTGCCCATCCGCAATGGTCATCGCTCAACCCCCATGCACGGTTGAGCCAGGCCGAGCGCCAGGAACAGATCGAAGCCCTGGCCCAGCGCCTGGACGAGGCTTAAGCCGCCAGCAGGTGCCGGGCCTTGGCCTTCAACACCTCAAGGTCGAGCACCGGCACGTGCATTGCCTTGGCCTGCTCATCCCAGTGGCGCATGCGCAGGCTCACCGCACACAGCGGGTCCTGCTCAAACACACGGGCCTCGTCGGCCGTCATCACCCCGCCCTGGTAACCCAGGGTGCGGCGGCTGGCCTCGCTCAAGCGCGCATAGTAGTCCGGCTGGCTGAAGGTCAGGTAACGCTTGGCCTGCACGTGATACTCCACCAGTTTCGCCAGGCGCTCGCTGAACCCGGCACGCCGCAAGTAATCGGCACCCAGGCGTTCGTGGCTGACCACGCCGTAGCCACCCATATTCTCCCCACCCTGGCCGCAGATGTGCCCGATATCGTGGAAGAACGCCGCCAGCACCACTTCATCGTCAAAGCCTTCAGCCATGGCCAGTTGCGCGGCCTGGGACATATGCTCGATCTGCGACACCGGCTCGCCAATGTAATCGGCAGCGCCATGCTGCTCGTACAGGCCAAAGACTTCAGCG comes from the Pseudomonas shahriarae genome and includes:
- a CDS encoding phosphonate degradation HD-domain oxygenase yields the protein MNAEQVVAEVFGLYEQHGAADYIGEPVSQIEHMSQAAQLAMAEGFDDEVVLAAFFHDIGHICGQGGENMGGYGVVSHERLGADYLRRAGFSERLAKLVEYHVQAKRYLTFSQPDYYARLSEASRRTLGYQGGVMTADEARVFEQDPLCAVSLRMRHWDEQAKAMHVPVLDLEVLKAKARHLLAA
- a CDS encoding DUF2868 domain-containing protein; translation: MTALTPLQTLWLTETVRLREEHAGPLEDQEANRLARSHGGDLPTRIQNRALWLAERDGLRAALLHWLQGARLALMVLMVLAIVSGAGLAFAALGNGQAPVNVFWALGSLLGLNLILLLSWALGLLFAGEHSASLGRLWLWLSEKLARDAKAAQLAPALLLLLQRQKLNRWAVGVLVNGLWLLALCSTLVILLTLMATRRYGFVWETTILGADTFVSVTQALGSLPALLGFSVPSVEMIRTSGDSALTIESARQAWAAWLVGVLLVYGLLPRLILALLCLWRWKRGRAALGLDLNLPGYSHLRDALMPSSERLGVSDAAPEQLHHVSGGASELHSDGALLVAIELDDQHPWPPKLPAMVKDAGILDSRESRHKLLEQLTRFPPARLVIACDPRRSPDRGSLALIGELARSASATRVWLLQAPPGQALDAERLGDWHTALQQLDLPFADCAPLTWLETGHD
- a CDS encoding DUF3482 domain-containing protein produces the protein MTKPLKLAVVGHTNVGKTSLLRTLTRDVGFGEVSHRPSTTRHVEGARLSVDGEALLELYDTPGLEDAIALLDYLERLDRPGERLDGPARLARFLEGSEARQRFEQEAKVLRQLLASDAGLYVIDAREPVLAKYRDELQVLASCGKPLLPVLNFVSSAEHREPDWREALARLGLHALVRFDSVAPPEDGERRLYESLALLLESSRPQLERLILDQEAQRQARQQSAARLIAELLIDCAACRRSVVIEDEQQAVSDLRKAVRQREQRCVEALLKLYGFRAQDAAASDLPLLDGRWGDDLFNPETLKQLGVRVGGGIAAGAAAGAGVDLLVGGLTLGAAALAGAIAGGALQTARSYGSRLLGKIKGQRELTVDDSVLRLLALRQRQLLKALNLRGHAAMHSIKVDTPQDKSWREGKLPEALHKARAHPQWSSLNPHARLSQAERQEQIEALAQRLDEA